A genomic region of Planctomycetia bacterium contains the following coding sequences:
- a CDS encoding RNA polymerase sigma factor, protein MEDETLIQAAQRGDRQAFSQLVERHQAVVFGYLRARMLRAHDAEDLTQEVFLRCFTSWARFDGTQQVRPWLLGIARNLLLEHARKYRRRKETAWTEACLEIDETVAAKEDMYSDLADNLPVCMEGLADTARQAIEMRYRSELHLPEIGEKLRRSAGAAKLLMFRARQALKNCLLRKQQAEP, encoded by the coding sequence GTGGAAGACGAAACACTCATTCAGGCCGCCCAGCGCGGCGACCGTCAGGCCTTCTCGCAACTCGTCGAACGCCATCAAGCGGTCGTCTTCGGTTACTTGCGCGCTCGCATGTTACGCGCACACGACGCCGAAGACCTAACGCAAGAGGTTTTTCTCCGTTGCTTTACCAGTTGGGCTCGGTTCGACGGCACGCAACAAGTTCGGCCCTGGCTGTTGGGCATCGCGCGCAATCTGCTGCTCGAGCATGCGCGGAAGTATCGCCGGCGGAAGGAAACCGCCTGGACGGAAGCCTGCCTGGAGATCGACGAGACGGTTGCAGCGAAGGAAGATATGTATAGTGACTTAGCCGACAACTTGCCCGTCTGCATGGAAGGGCTTGCCGACACTGCGCGGCAAGCGATCGAAATGCGCTATCGCTCGGAGTTGCATCTTCCCGAGATCGGCGAAAAGCTCCGGCGGAGCGCGGGTGCCGCGAAGTTGTTGATGTTCCGCGCTCGTCAGGCATTGAAGAATTGTCTGCTCCGCAAACAGCAAGCGGAGCCGTAA